Genomic DNA from Panthera uncia isolate 11264 chromosome E3, Puncia_PCG_1.0, whole genome shotgun sequence:
AGGTCTGGACAGGctctgggcagggagaggggtggggcgCTGGAAGCTCCACCCCTTTCTGCCTCCGGGCTGCCCCTCCTTGGTGTGATTTCTTCCCAGGCCCTGGGCCTCTGAGGCACAAAACACACCCCATCCCAGCATTCTGTTTCTCCTTGCTCCCTCTAACAACCCACAAGGGAAGCCCTGTACCCCTGTCTGAGCAGCCAAGGCAGCCGGAGCTCAGAGAGGCCGCCTCTCcacccgaggtcacacagctggagagGCGGAGCAAGCTGGGGTTTGGGGCCACCTCACCAGGCTTCGGGGCGCCCTCTCACACACAGGGGGCTCTCGGGGAGGAGGGCGACAGGCTGGGGTGGACGTTCTGTGATCCCATATGTCCTCAGGAGGCACCTGTCCCTCTGGGTCTCAGTCAGAGAGACGGGAAGGACGCCAACATCTCCCCGGCATGGGGGAGCAGACAGCAAAGGACAGCAGCGGCTGAGATGACCAGGGTCACACCCACCTTCCCCTGGGTCCTGCCTGGGCCCCGCTGCGGAGGGGCCTGGCTCCTCTTTCCTGGGGAGCCCCCactcccccgccccggcccctgcCAGAAATGAGGGAAGTCCTTACCTGGGATCCAGGTACACCTGGCGGTCCTGGGGGACCGTGTGGGCCAGGAGGACCTGTGGGCAGAGTCACACACGGTCACCTGGGGCCAGTCCCCTGCCCACCCTTAGCACGGAAAGCCCACCTCCACCGCCCTCTCCCCGCAGCCCCTACGTCGCAACCGGCTCTTCCCTCAGGGCCTCATCCATgggtcgccccccccccccccgcccttcccctgccAGCCAGTCTCCTGGCGAATGTCTCCCAGGACTGCCCCTCCTCCGGGCCTCGGACCCTACCCCTCCGAGGCCATCCTTCTTGCCTGAGTTACTGCAACAGCATCCCGACCATCCACTCTCCATGTGGCCACCCAGACCCAACTTCCAGGTAGGTCCCTCTCGGGGCTCCTGAGGTCCTcaccccggccccctccccccttcccgcCCAGATCCTCTCCTGAGAAGCTCCTCTGCTTCTGCGCCTTTGCAGATGCTGTTCCTTCCTCCTGGAGCTTCTCCATCCCCTCCACAGCCTGGCAAATTCTTTCCTCTTGTCTCAGGATgagcatcacctcctccaggaagacttccgGCACTACCCACgcccacccctcctccagaccagtcCCTGACAGGGAACCAGCCGCCACCCACGGCCACGGTCGATACGCACGTCTGCGCCACGTGCAGGGAGTGCTCGGTCAGTACATGAAAGTGTAAATGAGTGGTGGGGAATGAGGCACCCACACAGCTGGACAAGCAGGGCTGGCCCCTGCCCCACacgccccttccctccccaccagtGAGGGTCCCTGGAAGGAGGGGATCCAGCCCTTAGAGCCCCagggctgtcccctcccccctggcCCCTGGTCTCTGCCACCAGGCCCAGGGCTTCCTGCCTCTCCGGGCACCTGCCCTGCCAGCTCCTGGACCACCCCTGAGctcaccccctgcctccccctgggcctgggcctccaTGAACCCCGGTGCAACCCCCACTCAGGCCCACATGGGGGCAGCCCTGAGCTGCTTCACGTGGGCACCTGGCAGAAACATTTGGGGTTCTCACCCCAAGGGGTGAGCAAGGGGACTCACCTCAGGCCACACGGTGAGTTGTGGACACACCCGTATCCCCAGCACCCTGCAAAGGCCGCGGGCCCCCGACCGGCCCTACGAGATCCCCTGGCCCAGGCCAGGCCCAGAGGCAGGGGCGGCGGGGGGGCAATCCCGGCCAGGCTGTGCAGCTGCCCTCTGCGCTTACCTGGAGGGCCAGGGGGGCCCCGGGGCCCTGGGACGCCGGCCAGCACGGTGTCCACGGCAGCAGAGGCCAGCTGTGAGTGTCCGTCTgtgggcagagcagaggggcCCGTGACACGGTGGGGCAGGGCCGGCAGGGCTGGGGTGCCGGGCCTGAGCTCCCCCGGGGCCAGGAGGACAGACGTCCCCACCCCACCGGGCCTCACAGCAGCCTTGGTGAGCAGAGGCTCGGACTCCCACAGAGGCCAGGTCAAAGGGCAGGGAaagccggggtggggtggggggcttcatGGGGGGGGGGCTTCATATAATGCACAAACTCCTTCCTGAGCATTCCAGGCCCTTCAGAGTCTGGCCCTGCCCTACTCACCTCCCCAGGCTCCAGGccagccctctcctccccaaTCCATTCCACAGGCCTGTTCTGATGCACCTGACTGGCTCACTCCTGCGGggcctcctccaagaagccctccgGGCTCAGCCCTCTGAGCTGCAAGAGCCGGGCTGCCTCTACAGGGCCCATCACTCAGCCTGGGGCAGCGGTGAGGTCTGTTCATGGCCCAGTTCTGACAAACAGGTCAAGCCCCATGTGCCTTtgccctgccccacctctgcccttccctccacacCGGGAAGCCTGGACCACCCTCCCACTGGTTCAAGGCGATGGGCGGGGCCCCCTGGGGCATCCCCAGTCTTCCCCAAATTCATACTCAGGGACCCCAGGGCCGCAGGTAAAGAAGGTCCCATCTGAGAAGGGCTCTGATCACTGGAGGTGTCAGGAAAGCAGTGCCCGAGGCGTCTGGCCCAGACCAGGGCAGGCGGGAGCCTTGGGATGGCTCCATGTGGCTCAGGGGTGGGCGCTGAGCCTTGAGCCCCCCAGAACACCGCACGGGTGGCACCGGCCCCCTCCCTGAGTCTTCAGTGAGTTCCCACTTGTTCCAGAAGGTTCTGTTCTCGCCTGGCTGGGCCCCTGCACCCACTGAGTGCAGCCCAGGACCCCCATTCTGCAAGGCTGAGTCGCTTCCTCCCACCAGAGCAACTCCAACGGGGACTAATACCCACCCCCTACTCTACAggtggggaaagtgaggctcCGATGGGGACAGTGGGATTCAGGCCTAGGTTTTAACGCtcaggttaggggcacctgggtggttcattcagttaagtgtccaacttcggctcaggtcttgatctcgcggttcataggttcgagccccacatcagactctgtgctgacagctcatagccgagagcctgcttcagattctgtctccctctctctctctcccctttcaccgctcgttctctctctctctctctctctctcccccctctctctcaaaaatgaataaacattttaaaaaatctaaaaaaatagtaataaagctCAGGTTAAGGGCTGCGCTGCCTGAGGGGGGCAGGAGTACCAGCAGGAGGGGGCTTGGGTTTCTCTGACCAAGACAAGAGGTCCCCATCCCCCATCGTGCCCAGGATGTCACTTAACACTGTCACTAGCTTCTTAAAACCCTCCCCAGGTTTCCCAGGGCATTTAACCGAAAGATACCCCTGTGACGCCCTCACCCCACTCTCCGGGCCTCCCTGACCCCACCCTTCCCACAGGTAGGCGGAGGTTTCCGGGTTCAGAAACAGCAGACTGTGCCCCCCGGGGGCAGGagactgttttgttcactgctgcatcCCCAGTGAGTGTGCaggacacatagtaggtgctcaaccaATACTTGTCACATGGCCTGCATACGGTGAGACAATTTTCCAGGAGACGCAGCAGCAGTGACCTCGGGGGCGCTGCTCTCaccaaatggggaaactgaggccagggcaGACAACAGAGACTCGGGGGGCGTCAGGACCCCAGGGGCAGCAGCTGAGCACCAGAGCAGGGACGGGCCAAGAGCTGGGTTGGGGGACCCGCATCGGCCCCCCCCAGAGGCCCTTCCGCCCCACCCGGCagagcctggctccagagccggGGCCCTGCTCACTGAGGGTCTGCGTCCCCGGGGCCCGCCCCTCAGTGGCACTCACCGTCCTTGTCTGTCGGCGACTGCAGGGAGTAGAGGACACCCTGGGGGCCGTTCGGAGGGAAGCCTGGGCTGCCTGCTGGGCCGGGGGGGCCAGGGGGGCCCGGGCGCCCCATCTCTCCAGGAAGCCCGCGGGGTCCTGGCGGCCCCAAGAGGCCTGCAGCGGGAGAAGAGGAGTCACGCGAGGGCTGGGCCTGGCAGCTGACACTGCAGAGGGGACCCAGGCCGGTGGTGGCCTCCAGACCAGCATCCCCGGAGGGCTGTCCTGGGGTGTGAGCGAACCGGCTTTCCCTTCAGGCCTAGTGCACAGGGAAcaccagggcagggagggaggcgaGGGAGGCAGGGTCGCCCCCTCCTGGGACCTCAGCTCTGGGGTCGGGGCACTGAGGGTGGCAGCCAGCCTGGGCTAGCACAGGACCTGTGCCTTCCCTGCAGGACCCAGGAGGAGCTGGGAGGTTCTCTGGAGGTgttgtttaaatgactgagcacAGTCCCCAGGCCCCAGCTGCCCCACCCACACACCTGCACCCCCAGCGCCTGGAGCCTTCCGTCCTTCCTGCAGCCCAGGGTCAGACCAAACCTAAAGTCTTTGGGACAGGGTGGCAGTGGGGGTGCTGGTGGGAGGAAGTGAGCCTGGAGCCCCCCCACGACGGCAGTCATTAACCCCAGCAAGATCGGGGGTCGTGGGAGGCCTCACCTGCTCAGACAAGGGAGAAACCCCAGACCCTTTCCAGCAGACAAAGTCAGATCTGGGGTGCGGGGTGTCCTTACCGGGAGGCCCTGCTGGGCCCTTCTCTCCTGCCTGGCCCCGGTCGCCTTTGGAGCCTGGGGGACCTGCAGGCCCTGGCGGTCCCGTCTGCCCCGGGGGCCCTGAGGAGAGAATGAGGTAAGCCCTGAGGACACTGTGGGCTGAGCCGCCatgaggcgggggcgggggactTCAGGCCTGACCACCTGGGCCATCTGGTCAGCCCTGCCCCCGGAGCAGACACCTCCTCCATCATTACAGTTTACAGACCATTTTTGTACCTATTCATTCCTGTGATCTCAAGAGCTACTTTTGTTCCCACttgacaggtggggaaactgaggctcaggaaggtgtGGTCCCTTGCTCAAGGGCCCAGAGCCAGGCTGCCCCTCTCTCAAGGGTCCTGCTGTCTCCCTGCTCAGGGTCGGGAACTGGGCTCCTGGCAAAGAGTTCCCCAACGAGGCCTCCACGGGGGCCCCAGGAAGCCCTAAAGCTCACAAGCacccccctcacctgctctcaAGAATTCCTGGGTTCCCCCAGGTGTCACCATTTGTAGGGGTTGTGCCCCACCTGGTGGCCATTTCTCAGAACTACACTTTGCTTGGTGAAGAGAAAGTGTGGCCCAGGAGACCCAGAGCACCTGCCAAGCTCCCCCCAGGGGGTGTGGGGCCTGGGTGCCCTGAGGGCTGGGAAATCGCCCTCCTCCCCAGTTCCAGAAGAAGGACTGCAAGAAGGTGGGCATGGGCAGCTGCCTGGGTGTGAAACCTAAGGGATGACAGCTAGAGAGGTGAGCCAGGGGACCCGTCAGCCCTCTTCCCACAGCCTCCCCGGCACCGGCCACCGGCCACGCCCACTGCTGGGGGCTGTGTCCTTCCTGCTCTGCTCCCTGTCTCAACTAGACAGGCACACGCAGAAAACAgggcagaggaggtggggagggggacagggtggGAGCTCAGAGCTGAGTGTGGACAGCGGTGCTAAGAAgctggggcctcagctgggagAGAGGGGATGGAGGGACAGCGTCACCTGCAAAGGGCTATAGCCGGGCCAACAATGATCGAGACAAAATGGCCCCGGATCACGGGGGTGACCCCAAGGGTCGTttccctgagcctcggttttctcctctgtaaccTCAAGCATCACCAACTTACCGGAATGATGAGAAGTGTTATCTGTGCAGCCTAGGGTGATATAACAATATTTAATAACTGGCACAGCACAGATAGTGACCAGTCAGAAGGGACACCGGCCTTAAACCCCCGAGTTCAGCCACATTGACAGATGCCAGCCACCCACGTGCCCGGGGTAAAGCCCCAGCACAGTGCGTGGCACGGGACAGGCATTCAGCAGTGCTCACCGCCCGCTATTACGCTTACTGTCCCTATTCTACAACCCCCAGGGCCGAGCCCAGTGGATACAAGctgcagagagaaaaaacagttACTCCTGACTTTAAAACAcggcaggaggggcgcctgggtggctcagtcggttcagtgtcagacctcggctcaggccatgatctcggtctgtgggttcgagccccgtgtcgggctctgtgctgacagcccggagcctgcttgggcttctgcgtctccctcgctctctgcccctcccccacttgtgctgtctctcacacataaatgttaaaaataatttttaaacacaggagggaaggagcaaACAACACGGTGGCAGATGTCCCCCGACACCCCGGCCAGAGAGTTCCGggagcccctccccgccccggaaggtggggggaggcggTAAACTCCAGAAGGCCGGGGCTGGGCTGCGGGGCTGAGCACAGGTGCAAAGAGGCAGCGGGCAGATCATGAGGACATGTACCAAACTGAACGACGGCGACAAGGAAGGATGGGGACTTCAGCAGTTCGCATGGGGTCTGCGGAGGCAGCCGTGACCTGGCTGCAGCCAACTGTTTCCAGGAGGGACTGAAACCCCCACAGCCAGATCTTCCATTTTTCTAAGAGAAGCCGGAAATCCTGTTTTTCATgtgaacccctccccccccaccccccaccggctTTTGAAAAGTTCGCTCGCTGTGTCGAAAGAGCAAGGGAGCGTGCTTGATCCAAAGGGCCTACTGTGTGACCTCGTGGTAGAGGCCCTGGGAGGCCGTGCTCAGGCCGCTTTGGCCGCAGGCCTCACTCACCGGCGGGGCCCGTGGGCCTTCTCCTTCGGGGCCCTGGGTGGGCGAGGGGGATGGCGTCAGGGAGGAAGTCCTCGTTCCAGGGTGGTGGGGTGCTCTGGGGGGCTGGCAGGTCATTGCCCGGGCCTGCGGGCTGCTCTGCCGCCTGCAGCAGGAGAACCTGGGGACAAGGGCAGAGGTCAGGACCCCCGCCGGGCCCGAGATACGCGTGTACGAGATATGTGTCCCCGGAGACATCACGCCCCTCGTGGGACTGCTGCTCCCCTTCTGGAATattctcccacccctgccctcctccccttcccatttCCAGAGCCTGGACCCGGGGCTCAAGCAGGTTGCCACTGGGACACCTTCAGACTCCCTGCGCCTTGCTTCTGGAGCGGCCGTCACCATGGTGAGAGACcagtggtccccccccccccccccgccccggctcctCCCAGGGCACTGGTCCCTCGCACGGCCTGGCTTAGGGCACAGACAACGGATGGAGGTCTgttgtggaaggagggagggaaggaaggagggagaaaactagagaagaaaaaaagaaaaagagaatgagaaagaaaaggatataggggcgcctgggcggctcagctggttaagtgtccgacttcggctcaggtcatgatctcacggtccgtgagttcgagcctcgtgttgggctctgtgttgacagctcagagcctggagcctgtttcggattctgtgtctggctctctcgctgtccctcccctgctcacgctctgtctctctctctctcaaaaataaataaacataacaacaacaacaaaaaagaatataaatggtcCTGGCTTGGGGCACGATTTTTAGTAGGGGCTCTAGAACAAAAGGCAGCGTGGAAAGCTGCCCGGTTCTCTCCCCTTGAGGGAGGTGGTGGTCAAACGCTGCAAAGACCAGGGCCCGGGCAGCGACACTGTCTCCCTAATTCAAGTGAACTGGGAGCCAGGCCTCAGAGGCCCCAGCGAGTCCCTGCTGTCTCCAAAAGGCTCAGCAGGGGGCGCTGCGCACCAGGGATCTGAGCGAGCAGCAGGGCAGGTGCTGAGACCCAGAGTAGGCCCACCCCCAGAGAGGGGTCCCAGGCCTGTCCCACAGAGTCGGCTTCCTGTTCCGCCCACCTCGGGTCCCCGAGTCTCTGCTCCCGGATCTGCCTGCAGGAGAGGAAGCCTGGTGTCTCTTGTTGCCTCCAGCCTTGGGATCCCCGACTGCTGCTCCCCAcatggggcagggccagggccggGGCACCTGACCTCCCCAAcccgccgcccctccccaccccaccccacctcccaccccgtGCCCCTTGGCCTGCCCAGCCCTGGCTCCAGCCCTGGGTCTATGGTCCCAGGCTCTCCACCTGGGGCCTCCCTACACGGTAGGAGACGAGGACTTTGGGCAAAGCCAACTCTGGGGAGCCCCCCCCCAAACCAGACCGCCAGCGGCCCCACGCTTCCCACGTAGGGAGGCGCCCTTCTCGGCCTGCCCTGCTCCTCCTGGGCCTCACCAGC
This window encodes:
- the COL26A1 gene encoding collagen alpha-1(XXVI) chain, with protein sequence MNCTRLSDMSERLTTLEAKVLLLQAAEQPAGPGNDLPAPQSTPPPWNEDFLPDAIPLAHPGPRRRRPTGPAGPPGQTGPPGPAGPPGSKGDRGQAGEKGPAGPPGLLGPPGPRGLPGEMGRPGPPGPPGPAGSPGFPPNGPQGVLYSLQSPTDKDAAAPGVLTPPESLLSALASVSPFGESSAPESEPLLTKAAVRPGGVGTSVLLAPGELRPGTPALPALPHRVTGPSALPTDGHSQLASAAVDTVLAGVPGPRGPPGPPGPPGPHGPPGPPGVPGSQGLAGERGMMGPAGEPGGKGQEEEKAAAESEGVQQLREALKILAERVLILEHMIGIHDPLASPEGGSGQDAALRASLKMKRGGSPPADGPLAALLGPDPGQRSAGQASGRK